Within Mucilaginibacter inviolabilis, the genomic segment AAAGCTATCCTGATCAATATTTTTGGTGGTATAGTACGTTGCGACCGTGTGGCACAAGGTGTTATTGATGCGTATAAAGAAATTGGCAACATCCCTGTACCCATCATTGTTCGTTTGCAAGGCACCAATGCTGCCGAAGCCAAAGAACTGATTGATAATTCAGGCCTAAAAGTATTCTCGGCTATCCTGTTAAAAGAAGCTGCAGAAAGAGTAAAAGAAGTATTGGCTTTGTAATTAAAGTTGATATTTAACATAAAAAAGCGATGGGTTTTGCTCATCGCTTTTTTTATGCTCCCTTAAAACAAAAAACCTGCCTCTGGTAAAAGCAGGTTTTTCTTTATGGTATTAATTTAGTTTTGTTCTGTTTTTATATGTCGAACGAGAAATCATCATCGGCACCGGCAGCTTTAGCTACTTCAGAGCCTTCGCTATATTCATAACGTTTTTCAACTACTTCCTGGTTTGCTTTGATATACTCAACGGTTTCTTTTAAACCTTCAGCAAATTTTTCGAAGTCTTCTTTGTATAAAAATATTTTGTGTTTAATAAACACACCATCCTCCAAACGTTTTTTGCTTTC encodes:
- a CDS encoding DUF3276 family protein, which produces MGDFDNREREEVFSKKVRAGKRTYFFDVKATRSNDYYVTITESKKRLEDGVFIKHKIFLYKEDFEKFAEGLKETVEYIKANQEVVEKRYEYSEGSEVAKAAGADDDFSFDI